In Oceanotoga teriensis, the DNA window ACTTTGTACATTTTGTAATTTAAACAGAAAATTATTACAAAATGGTATGGAACAATATACAAATTATATTGTTTCTGAATTTGAAAGGATAGGTAAAACAGAATATATAAAATCGAAACCATTTGATGCTTTATATTTCGGTGGAGGAACTCCAACGACATATTCTGAAAGTGAAATGGATAAACTTTTAAATTCTTTAACCAAAAATTTAAAATATTCAGAAGATTATGAATTTACATTTGAAACGACTTTGCATAATTTAACAGATGAAAAATTAAAAATTATGCAAAATTATGGAGTTAATAGATTGAGTATAGGTATTCAAACTTTTTCAGATAGAGGTAGGAAATTGTTGAATAGAACTTATGATCAAAAAGAAATTTTGAAAAGATTGAATCATTTAAGAGATATTTTTGATGGACATATGTGTATAGATATCATATATGCTTATCCCGATCAAACGGAAGAAGAAGTGATAAATGATGCTAAATTAACTTGTGAAGTTATGGCTGATAGTGCGAGTTTCTATAGTCTTATGATACAACCAGGTTCAGCTCTTGCAAGTATGATTGAAAATGGGAAATTTAAATTTGAAAGAACAAATGAATGGGAAATCAATTTACATAATAAATTTCTTGAGAACATAAATAATAATTATGAAATTCTTGAACTTTCTAAAATAAGAAGAAAAAATAGGGATAGGTATAGATATATAACTCTCAGATATGATAATGCCGATACATTTCCCGTTGGAATAGGTGCTGGTGGAAATGTGGCTAATATGGGTGTTTTTAATATGAGTCCAGAGATGCAATTTTATTCATATACAGATGAAATTAGTAAAAAATATAATAAAATATTAGGTCATATGCAATATGCAAAATATGATTTAAAATATTTTGAAAATGAAATTTCAGAATATTCTATGGATTTACTTGAAAAAAGATTAAAAGAATATGTTAAAAATGATTATGCTTTTGAAGATGAAAACAAATATGTTCTTACAAATGAAGGGCTTTTTTGGGGCAATAATATAGCTGTTGATTTATTGGGTTTAATAATAAAGAATGAGTTTGAATTTAATAAATAAATTTTGGAGGTGTAGTTTTGAAAAAGGTATTTTCTACTTTATTTATAATGGTTTTAATGGTAAGTGCATTTTCTTTAAGTATAAAAGATGGTAAAATTTTCGATGAAAATGATTGGTCAGTAGAACTTAAAGAGTATAATAGTATAGTTTTAATAGATCCATCTACAACTGAAGTTGCTTTTTTATTAGGTGCTGAAGATAAAGTTAAAGCGATAGGTCATACATCGAGATCTCCTATATGGCCTTATGATAAAACTGTTAATATGGAAACAGTTGGAACTATAACTAAACCATCACTTGAAAAAGTTCTTTATTATAAACCCGATCTAGTAATACTAAATGGTATGATTACAGAGTTTGGAGAAACACTTAGAGGACATGATATAAATGTTTTAACTATGAGTGCAGATGGTATAGAAGATATTTTAGATAATTTGGAAATATCTGGAATAATCTTTGGAAAAGAAAGAGAAGCAATAGAAATGGCACAGACTAAAAAAGCTTTATTGAAAAAAATAAAAAAAGATATAAAGAAAAAACCTTTAAATATGAAAGGGGCATTCTTATACAGTACAAATCCTATAATGGGATTTAATGCAGATTCTCTTCCTGGCCAGATACTTGAAATCATGGGAGTTGAAAATATTACTAATGGAATAACAGCGGCAAGACCTATTTTGAGTCCAGAATATATATTGAAAGAAAACCCAGACTTTTTAATAGGTGCTATGAGTATAAAAAAACCAGAAGATATATTGAATGCAAATCCTATGATAAATAAAACTAATGCCGGAAAAAATAAAAATATACTTTTAGTAGATTCTTCAAAGATATTAAGACCATCACCAAGAATTATAGAAGAAATTGAATCATTATACAAAGAATTATCTAATATAAATAATTAATTGTAATCTATTGTTTTTTAAAATTTTATTGA includes these proteins:
- a CDS encoding ABC transporter substrate-binding protein; this translates as MKKVFSTLFIMVLMVSAFSLSIKDGKIFDENDWSVELKEYNSIVLIDPSTTEVAFLLGAEDKVKAIGHTSRSPIWPYDKTVNMETVGTITKPSLEKVLYYKPDLVILNGMITEFGETLRGHDINVLTMSADGIEDILDNLEISGIIFGKEREAIEMAQTKKALLKKIKKDIKKKPLNMKGAFLYSTNPIMGFNADSLPGQILEIMGVENITNGITAARPILSPEYILKENPDFLIGAMSIKKPEDILNANPMINKTNAGKNKNILLVDSSKILRPSPRIIEEIESLYKELSNINN
- a CDS encoding radical SAM protein, whose product is MFESRYRSHHDSGRALKDILEPYIESKRLTKKDFEEVMDSYPKNDKRVLYVHTPYCDKLCTFCNLNRKLLQNGMEQYTNYIVSEFERIGKTEYIKSKPFDALYFGGGTPTTYSESEMDKLLNSLTKNLKYSEDYEFTFETTLHNLTDEKLKIMQNYGVNRLSIGIQTFSDRGRKLLNRTYDQKEILKRLNHLRDIFDGHMCIDIIYAYPDQTEEEVINDAKLTCEVMADSASFYSLMIQPGSALASMIENGKFKFERTNEWEINLHNKFLENINNNYEILELSKIRRKNRDRYRYITLRYDNADTFPVGIGAGGNVANMGVFNMSPEMQFYSYTDEISKKYNKILGHMQYAKYDLKYFENEISEYSMDLLEKRLKEYVKNDYAFEDENKYVLTNEGLFWGNNIAVDLLGLIIKNEFEFNK